In one window of Thermodesulfobacteriota bacterium DNA:
- a CDS encoding dihydroorotase, producing MVVIRGGRVVDPGHLDGIYDIYISEGRIVDIAAPSAGAASSPAVTEEIQAAGKIVTPGLIDMHVHLREPGYEYKETIATGCLAAACGGFTAVCPMPNTEPVNDRAEVCRFMISQAAASGVGVRVLPIGAISRDQEGKDLAEFAGLKEAGAVAVSDDGKPVSDDLLMRRAMEYAKGFGLPVISHCEVVSLAAGGAMNEGLASTRLGLAGIPNAAERIMVERDIALCELTGAALHIAHVSARESVRAIREAKKRGVPVTAETAPHFFMLTDEAVGEYDTAAKVNPPLRSEADREAVCEGLADGTIDAIASDHAPHSVMEKEVEFDLAANGISGLETSLALSLSLVRRNLISISRLVEAMSLAPARILGLPGGLAVGGPADITVIDPDMAWRVDAASFRSLGKNTPFDRWELQGKAVLTMVGGRVVYYGLAPGAGRCR from the coding sequence ATGGTGGTGATTAGAGGCGGTCGGGTGGTTGACCCGGGACATCTGGACGGGATTTACGACATTTATATTTCCGAAGGCCGGATTGTCGATATTGCCGCCCCGTCTGCCGGGGCGGCGTCTTCTCCGGCCGTGACCGAAGAAATTCAGGCCGCCGGCAAAATCGTCACGCCCGGTCTGATTGACATGCATGTTCATCTGCGGGAGCCGGGATACGAATACAAGGAGACCATCGCCACCGGCTGCCTGGCCGCGGCCTGTGGAGGATTTACGGCGGTTTGCCCCATGCCCAATACGGAGCCGGTGAATGACAGGGCCGAGGTCTGTCGGTTTATGATTTCCCAGGCGGCCGCGAGCGGGGTTGGCGTCCGCGTGCTTCCCATCGGCGCCATCAGCCGGGACCAGGAGGGGAAAGACCTGGCCGAATTCGCCGGTCTGAAAGAAGCCGGCGCTGTGGCGGTATCCGATGACGGCAAGCCGGTTTCCGATGATCTGCTCATGCGTCGGGCCATGGAATACGCCAAAGGATTCGGCCTGCCGGTTATTTCCCACTGCGAGGTGGTCAGCCTGGCGGCCGGGGGCGCCATGAACGAGGGACTGGCGTCGACGCGGCTGGGGCTGGCCGGGATCCCCAACGCGGCGGAACGCATCATGGTGGAACGGGACATCGCCCTGTGCGAACTGACCGGCGCCGCGTTGCATATCGCCCACGTAAGCGCCCGGGAGTCAGTCCGGGCCATAAGGGAGGCAAAAAAAAGAGGCGTGCCGGTGACGGCGGAAACAGCGCCCCATTTTTTCATGCTGACGGACGAAGCGGTGGGGGAATATGACACGGCCGCCAAGGTCAACCCGCCCCTGCGGTCGGAAGCGGACCGGGAAGCCGTCTGTGAGGGGCTGGCCGATGGCACCATTGACGCCATTGCCAGCGATCACGCGCCTCATTCCGTCATGGAAAAAGAGGTGGAGTTCGATCTCGCGGCCAACGGCATCAGCGGACTGGAGACTTCTCTGGCATTGTCCCTGTCGCTGGTAAGGCGCAACCTGATCTCCATCAGCCGCCTGGTGGAGGCCATGTCGCTTGCCCCGGCCCGGATTCTGGGTCTTCCCGGCGGTCTGGCCGTCGGCGGTCCCGCGGATATTACCGTGATCGATCCGGATATGGCCTGGCGGGTGGATGCGGCATCGTTCCGTTCCCTGGGAAAGAATACGCCGTTCGATCGATGGGAGCTTCAGGGAAAGGCGGTTCTGACCATGGTGGGCGGCCGGGTCGTATACTACGGGCTGGCGCCCGGCGCCGGACGCTGCCGATAG
- a CDS encoding sigma-54 dependent transcriptional regulator: MAEKQAHILVVDDELSMRELLDVMLSREGYRISLAEDGRKAIAMIGEIKFDLVLCDVRLGDLSGIEVLKAAKKADPETVVIMISAYAATETAVEAMNAGAYDFVPKPLDSNELKKTIESALLLKTVEQEKKAIDKRLENNLHFHNIVGDHPKMHHIYRLIRQVARTKTRVLISGESGTGKELIARAIHRESARTDKPFVVVNCGGIPENLMESELFGHKKGSFTGATNDKKGLFTMAHSGTIFLDEIGELSLPLQVKLLRVVQDGAFKQVGGTEDIVVDARILAATNKNLSKEVIAGNFREDLFYRLNVIELKVPPLRERKSDIRLLAQYYLEKFSAEFDKKVSKISSYAIDMLEKYDFPGNVRELENLIERSVALTETNIILPESLSISTYKRRWIEGLPGRRFDLDEVTNGVQLDEILSEIEKAYLNKAMEVSGGNKNRACELLGISPRSFRYRLDKLDLER; encoded by the coding sequence ATGGCCGAGAAACAGGCGCATATCCTTGTCGTCGACGACGAGTTGAGCATGCGTGAACTGCTGGATGTCATGCTTTCCCGGGAAGGTTACCGAATTTCCCTGGCGGAGGACGGCCGCAAGGCCATCGCCATGATCGGTGAGATCAAGTTTGATCTGGTGCTGTGCGATGTCCGGCTGGGAGATCTGTCCGGGATCGAGGTGCTGAAGGCCGCTAAAAAGGCCGACCCGGAAACCGTGGTGATCATGATTTCCGCTTATGCCGCAACCGAGACGGCAGTCGAAGCCATGAACGCCGGCGCCTATGATTTCGTGCCCAAGCCCCTGGACAGCAACGAACTGAAAAAAACCATCGAAAGCGCTCTTCTGCTAAAGACCGTGGAGCAGGAGAAAAAAGCCATCGATAAACGCCTTGAGAACAATCTGCACTTCCATAATATTGTCGGCGATCATCCCAAGATGCATCATATTTACCGTCTCATCCGTCAAGTGGCCAGAACCAAGACCCGGGTTCTGATCAGCGGTGAGAGCGGCACCGGTAAGGAGTTGATCGCCCGCGCCATTCACCGGGAGAGCGCCCGCACCGACAAACCGTTTGTAGTGGTCAACTGCGGCGGGATTCCGGAGAATTTGATGGAAAGCGAACTGTTCGGTCACAAGAAAGGTTCCTTTACCGGCGCGACCAACGACAAAAAGGGTCTTTTCACCATGGCCCATTCCGGGACGATTTTTCTGGATGAAATCGGGGAATTGAGCCTGCCCCTGCAGGTCAAGCTCCTGCGCGTTGTCCAGGACGGTGCGTTCAAACAGGTCGGCGGCACCGAGGATATCGTGGTGGACGCCAGGATTCTGGCCGCTACCAACAAGAATTTGTCCAAGGAAGTTATCGCGGGCAATTTCCGCGAAGATTTGTTTTACCGGTTGAACGTGATCGAACTGAAAGTCCCGCCTTTACGTGAGCGCAAGAGTGACATCCGACTGCTGGCGCAGTACTATCTGGAAAAATTTTCCGCCGAATTCGACAAAAAGGTCTCCAAGATATCATCTTATGCTATTGATATGTTGGAGAAATATGATTTTCCGGGAAATGTCCGCGAACTGGAGAACCTGATCGAGCGCAGCGTCGCCCTGACGGAAACCAATATCATTCTGCCGGAGAGCCTGTCGATTTCAACCTACAAACGGCGCTGGATCGAAGGGCTTCCGGGAAGGCGGTTCGATCTGGATGAGGTGACCAACGGCGTTCAACTCGACGAGATTCTGTCGGAAATTGAAAAAGCCTATCTGAATAAAGCCATGGAGGTCAGCGGCGGCAACAAGAACCGGGCCTGCGAACTTCTGGGGATCAGCCCGCGTTCTTTTCGCTATCGGCTTGACAAATTGGATCTGGAACGATAA